One genomic window of Bactrocera dorsalis isolate Fly_Bdor chromosome 4, ASM2337382v1, whole genome shotgun sequence includes the following:
- the LOC105224311 gene encoding antigen 5 like allergen Cul n 1 — protein MELKVVLIASFLAALQIVSAQNYCDSSYCGSTKHIACNNNGAFAASCLSPSLVTFTQAQKNSIVDAHNAKRNTVAGGKTALKPACRMATMQWDDELATLAALNVKQCQMKHDACHNTAAFKTSGQNLAWITFYNTPNTTQLSLLSVDMWYNEIKDTKMEYINKYPNNYSGPTIGHFTVMVADRNIRVGCAASTYGISGQQYKAFLFACNYATTNMINFAIYTSCSVAASQCTTGKNPKYTSLCSASEKYDVNKWF, from the exons ATGGAACTGAAAGTTGTGCTAATCGCCTCCTTCCTCGCGGCGCTACAAATCGTAAGCGCTCAAAATTACTGTGATTCGTCCTATTGTGGATCCACCAAGCACATAGCTTGCAACAACAATGGG GCATTCGCAGCGTCCTGCTTAAGTCCATCCTTGGTCACATTTACACAGGCGCAGAAAAACTCGATTGTCGATGCGCACAATGCCAAACGTAACACCGTGGCTGGCGGCAAGACAGCGCTGAAACCAGCCTGTCGCATGGCCACCATGCAGTGGGACGACGAATTGGCCACACTGGCGGCATTAAATGTCAAACAATGTCAGATGAAGCATGACGCCTGTCACAATACAGCGGCCTTCAAGACCTCCGGTCagaatttggcatggattacatTCTATAACACGCCAAATACAACGCAATTGTCATTACTATCTGTGGATATGTGGTATAATGAGATTAAGGATACCAAAATGGAGTATATCAACAAGTATCCGAATAATTATTCAGGCCC CACCATCGGACATTTCACCGTTATGGTGGCAGATCGTAATATTCGCGTGGGCTGCGCTGCTTCCACCTACGGCATATCGGGTCAACAATATAAAGCATTCTTATTCGCCTGTaattatgcaacaacaaatatgataAACTTCGCGATTTATACGAGTTGTTCGGTGGCAGCTTCACAATGCACGACTGGTAAAAATCCGAAATACACTAGTCTTTGTTCGGCCTCCGAAAAGTACGATGTTAACAAATGGTTTTGA
- the LOC105224304 gene encoding antigen 5 like allergen Cul n 1, producing MELRLVFVIISLTALQIAEAVNYCNKSLCGAKKHIACNNNGKFAASCRNAAMVTLTQANKNLIVKLHNTKRNTVASGKTKLKAACRMGTMQWNDELAALAALNVKQCQMKHDACHNTPAFKYSGQNLAWSSYYGTPNVPQLLQKLINLWYDEIKYTTQAYINKYPNNYSGPAIGHFTVMVGQANIRVGCAVSTYSVAGQSYKAFLLACNYATTNMIGSAMYTTCAKAASGCKKGTNAAFPSLCAKTEVY from the exons ATGGAATTGAGGCTCGTATTTGTCATCATTTCACTGACAGCGCTTCAAATCGCCGAAGCGGTAAATTATTGCAACAAATCACTTTGTGGTGCCAAAAAGCACATCGCATGCAACAATAACGGG aaattcgcAGCGTCCTGCCGAAATGCCGCCATGGTAACCTTAACACAGGCAAACAAGAACCTTATCGTTAAGTTGCACAACACCAAGCGGAACACAGTGGCGAGTGGTAAGACCAAATTGAAGGCGGCCTGCCGCATGGGCACCATGCAGTGGAACGACGAATTGGCCGCACTGGCCGCGTTGAATGTCAAGCAATGCCAAATGAAGCATGACGCCTGCCACAATACTCCGGCTTTCAAGTATTCGGGTCAGAATTTGGCTTGGTCCAGTTACTATGGCACGCCGAATGTACCGCAATTGTTGCAAAAATTGATCAATTTGTGGTATGATGAAATCAAGTACACCACTCAGGCGTACATCAATAAATACCCCAACAATTATAGTGGACC CGCCATTGGTCATTTTACGGTTATGGTTGGGCAAGCAAACATACGTGTCGGTTGCGCTGTTAGCACCTACTCGGTGGCGGGTCAATCATATAAGGCATTTCTGCTGGCCTGCAATTATGCCACTACCAACATGATCGGCTCCGCGATGTATACGACGTGTGCAAAGGCGGCTTCTGGTTGTAAGAAGGGTACAAATGCGGCCTTCCCTAGTCTTTGTGCGAAAACCGAAGTTTATTAA
- the LOC105224309 gene encoding glycine-rich selenoprotein, whose translation MVYIDRDGSVLQRRPWSVSRVLEIFTGLWFISITFFRGLLSPFMKDEHSSSGGNGRRGGWGGGYGGGGGGGGGGGGGSGGGGGGGSGGGGSFGPNRRIGRINNTSMDAPSCGSCCG comes from the exons ATGGTGTACATAGATCGAG ATGGCAGCGTTTTGCAACGCCGGCCTTGGAGCGTGTCTCGCGTATTGGAGATTTTCACAGGCCTTTGGTTCATATCGATTACATT TTTCAGAGGACTACTATCGCCATTTATGAAGGATGAGCATAGCAGCAGTGGTGGTAATGGCCGCAGAGGCGGTTGGGGCGGTGGCTatggcggcggcggcggagGAGGTGGAGGCGGTGGCGGTGGTTCTGGTGGTGGAGGAGGTGGCGGCAGCGGCGGTGGTGGTAGCTTTGGACCAAACCGTCGCATTGGACGCATAAATAACACATCAATGGACGCACCAAGTTGCGGCAGTTGTTGTGGATAA
- the LOC105224310 gene encoding antigen 5 like allergen Cul n 1, giving the protein MMAMPFILLILTAVPAALATDYCDPKLCGRTKHIACGHNGAFAARCIDAEVVSFTKRQRDLIVRAHNKVRNRVAGGTSALQPACRMATMQWDDELAELAVFNVKQCKGSHDCHNTATYKYSGQNLAWMTYNDSPNTTEMSLKSVNMWYDEIKHTKMAHIDKYPGNYRGPTIGHFTIMVADRNIRVGCAASTYMDAKESQYAFLFACNYASTNLVGTPMYKSCTSAASLCKTGRNRRYRNLCSPSEKYDEWY; this is encoded by the exons ATGATGGCAATGCCATTTATATTACTCATTCTAACGGCAGTCCCAGCGGCATTGGCAACAGACTACTGCGATCCGAAGTTATGCGGTCGGACAAAACATATTGCTTGCGGCCACAACGGC GCTTTTGCGGCGCGCTGTATAGATGCCGAAGTGGTGAGTTTCACAAAAAGGCAAAGGGATTTGATCGTACGCGCACACAATAAGGTGCGCAATCGCGTCGCTGGTGGCACATCGGCTCTGCAGCCGGCCTGTCGCATGGCCACCATGCAGTGGGACGACGAATTGGCCGAACTGGCGGTGTTCAATGTGAAACAGTGCAAGGGCAGCCATGACTGCCACAATACGGCGACCTACAAGTATTCCGGTCAAAATTTAGCGTGGATGACCTACAATGATTCACCGAATACAACGGAAATGTCATTAAAGTCAGTGAATATGTGGTATGATGAGATTAAGCATACCAAAATGGCGCATATAGATAAGTATCCGGGTAATTATCGAGGCCC CACTATTGGCCATTTCACCATTATGGTGGCGGATCGTAATATTCGCGTAGGCTGTGCTGCTTCCACCTACATGGACGCGAAGGAATCACAATATGCCTTCTTGTTCGCCTGTAACTATGCAAGCACGAATTTGGTCGGCACACCGATGTATAAGAGTTGCACCAGTGCTGCTTCGCTTTGCAAGACTGGCCGAAATCGACGTTATCGTAACCTTTGTTCGCCCTCGGAAAAATATGACGAATGGTATTAG
- the LOC105224307 gene encoding antigen 5 like allergen Cul n 1: protein MELTFLLLVSFNVALQIVCAQDYCDSSYCGSRKHIACNNNGAFAASCQSPAMVTFTQAEKNSIVDAHNAKRNTVAGGKTALKTACRMATMQWDDELAKLAAFNVKQCQMKHDSCRNTKTFKHSGQNLARRSFNSSPNITQLSLLSVDAWYNEIKDTKMEYMNAYPSSYKGPAIGHFTVMVADRNIRVGCAASTYGVSGHRYTAFLFACNYATTNMVNFPIYKSCSVAASQCTTGKNPSYTSLCSASEKYDVNKFV, encoded by the exons ATGGAACTTACATTTCTGTTACTCGTCTCCTTCAACGTGGCGCTACAAATCGTGTGTGCTCAGGATTACTGTGATTCGTCGTATTGTGGATCCAGAAAGCACATAGCTTGCAACAACAATGGG GCATTCGCAGCGTCCTGCCAAAGTCCAGCCATGGTCACTTTTACACAGGCAGAGAAAAACTCGATTGTCGATGCGCACAATGCCAAACGTAACACCGTGGCTGGCGGCAAGACAGCGCTGAAAACAGCCTGTCGCATGGCCACCATGCAGTGGGACGACGAATTGGCCAAACTAGCGGCATTCAATGTCAAACAATGTCAGATGAAGCACGACTCCTGTCGCAATACGAAGACCTTCAAGCACTCCGGTCAGAATTTGGCACGGAGATCTTTCAATAGCTCGCCGAATATAACGCAATTGTCATTACTATCTGTGGATGCGTGGTATAATGAGATTAAGGATACCAAAATGGAGTATATGAATGCGTATCCGAGTAGCTATAAGGGACC CGCAATCGGACATTTCACCGTTATGGTGGCAGATCGTAATATTCGCGTAGGCTGCGCTGCTTCCACTTACGGCGTATCGGGTCATCGATATACAGCATTCTTGTTTGCCTGTaattatgcaacaacaaatatggtAAATTTCCCGATTTATAAGAGTTGTTCGGTAGCAGCTTCGCAATGCACGACTGGTAAAAATCCGTCATACACTAGTCTTTGTTCGGCCTCCGAAAAGTACGATGTtaacaaatttgtttaa
- the LOC105224306 gene encoding antigen 5 like allergen Cul n 1-like yields the protein MEPKFLLLASFIVALQIVCAQDYCDSLYCDSRTHIACNNTGEFAASCQSPAMVTFTQAEKNSIVDAHNAKRNTVAGGKTALKPACRMATMQWDDELATLAALNVKQCKAKHDACHNTADFEYSGQNLARRSFNKSPNITQLSLQSVDMWYNKIKDIKMKYINKFPSKDKRPKIGHFTVMMADRNIRVGCAASTYRVSGHRYTVFLFVCNYATTNIIGIPIYESCSVAASNCTTGKNPTYTSLCSVAEEYDVNTFV from the exons ATGGAGCCTAAATTTCTGTTACTCGCCTCCTTCATCGTGGCGCTACAAATCGTGTGTGCTCAGGATTACTGTGATTCGTTGTATTGTGATTCCAGGACGCACATAGCTTGCAACAACACTGGC GAATTCGCAGCGTCCTGCCAAAGTCCAGCCATGGTCACTTTTACACAGGCAGAGAAAAACTCGATTGTCGATGCGCACAATGCCAAACGTAACACCGTGGCTGGCGGCAAGACAGCGCTGAAGCCAGCCTGTCGCATGGCCACCATGCAGTGGGACGACGAATTGGCCACACTGGCGGCATTGAATGTCAAACAATGTAAGGCGAAGCATGACGCCTGTCACAATACAGCGGACTTCGAGTACTCCGGTCAGAATTTGGCACGGAGATCTTTCAATAAATCGCCGAATATAACGCAATTGTCATTACAATCTGTGGATATGTGGTATAATAAGATTAAGGATATCAAAATgaagtatataaataagtttCCGAGTAAAGATAAGAGACC CAAAATCGGACATTTTACCGTTATGATGGCAGATCGTAATATTCGCGTAGGATGCGCTGCTTCCACTTACCGCGTATCGGGTCATCGATATACAGTATTCTTGTTCGTCTGTaattatgcaacaacaaatataataggCATCCCAATTTATGAGAGTTGTTCGGTAGCAGCTTCGAATTGCACGACTGGCAAGAACCCAACATACACTAGCCTTTGTTCGGTGGCGGAAGAGTATGATGTTAACACATTTGTTTAA